One stretch of Nocardia mangyaensis DNA includes these proteins:
- a CDS encoding DUF2252 domain-containing protein codes for MSAEVPGSGSPSSARVRAMPVTDHDAAAGRAARTRAPRRATGQWDPSTRTMSALDRLRAQESVRDRELLPLRYARMASSPWAYLRGAAAVMAADLGVRKHSGLTAQMCGDAHILNFGLWASPERQLLFDARDFDETLPGPFEWDLKRLTTSIFVLAETEGIARSTAEDAAVAAVDGYRTAMRRYARSGELEIWYDRFTADMPLEHLTSAFAKEAKHTIDKQAAKRSQEGTARQLITVVDGRRRISDDPLKRRHFQLSDEEEISVYEQIFDTYLASIPPHLARLVGRFTRIDTVQQVVGVGSVGMRVYLHLMEGDSRRQSVFFQVKQATSSVYEEFLGPSAYDNHGERVVVGQRLMQSASDIFLGYVRVDENDYYVRQFRDMKIIPSGREIAGYLPQFASACGVALAKSHARSGEPEAIAGYIGKGEAFAAGILDFARAYADQTSTDHADLVTAIAAGDVEAAERGW; via the coding sequence ATGAGCGCAGAGGTACCTGGATCGGGGTCGCCGTCGTCGGCGCGGGTGCGGGCGATGCCGGTGACCGACCACGACGCCGCCGCCGGTCGCGCGGCCCGCACCCGCGCCCCTCGACGTGCCACCGGGCAGTGGGATCCGAGCACACGGACCATGTCGGCCCTGGACCGGTTGCGGGCACAGGAGTCCGTGCGCGATCGCGAGTTGCTGCCGCTGCGCTACGCCCGAATGGCGTCCTCGCCGTGGGCCTACCTGCGCGGCGCGGCCGCGGTGATGGCCGCCGACCTCGGAGTGCGCAAGCATTCCGGACTGACCGCGCAGATGTGCGGGGACGCCCACATTCTCAATTTCGGACTGTGGGCCTCCCCGGAACGTCAACTCCTCTTCGACGCCCGCGATTTCGACGAGACCCTGCCCGGACCCTTCGAATGGGACCTCAAACGCCTCACCACCAGCATTTTCGTCCTCGCCGAGACCGAGGGTATCGCGCGCTCGACCGCCGAGGACGCCGCCGTGGCCGCCGTCGACGGCTACCGCACCGCCATGCGCCGCTACGCCCGATCCGGGGAACTCGAGATCTGGTACGACCGCTTCACCGCGGACATGCCACTGGAACACCTCACCTCGGCCTTCGCCAAGGAGGCCAAGCACACGATCGACAAGCAGGCCGCCAAACGCTCTCAGGAGGGCACGGCACGCCAGCTGATCACGGTGGTCGACGGGCGACGGCGCATCAGCGACGATCCGCTCAAACGCCGCCATTTCCAGCTCAGCGACGAGGAGGAGATCAGTGTCTACGAGCAGATCTTCGACACCTACCTGGCCTCGATCCCCCCGCATCTGGCACGGCTCGTCGGCCGGTTCACCCGCATCGACACCGTCCAGCAGGTGGTCGGCGTCGGCAGTGTCGGCATGCGCGTCTACCTGCACCTGATGGAGGGCGACAGTCGACGCCAGTCGGTGTTCTTCCAGGTCAAACAGGCGACATCGTCGGTGTACGAGGAGTTCCTCGGCCCGAGCGCCTACGACAACCACGGCGAACGCGTCGTGGTCGGACAGCGGTTGATGCAGTCGGCCAGCGACATCTTCCTGGGCTATGTGCGCGTCGACGAGAACGACTACTACGTCCGCCAGTTCCGGGACATGAAGATCATTCCCAGCGGCCGCGAAATCGCCGGCTACCTCCCGCAATTCGCTTCCGCCTGCGGTGTCGCCCTGGCCAAGTCGCACGCCCGCAGCGGTGAACCCGAAGCCATCGCCGGCTACATCGGCAAAGGCGAGGCCTTCGCCGCGGGCATCCTCGACTTCGCCCGCGCCTACGCCGACCAAACCAGCACCGACCACGCCGACCTGGTCACCGCCATCGCCGCCGGTGACGTGGAGGCCGCCGAGCGAGGTTGGTGA
- a CDS encoding dihydrofolate reductase family protein — protein sequence MTPMVRVQNFSISSDGYGSGEGQTHERPFGHADPRDLMSWAGATAHWPNRTEPGGTYGLDDYIIRDFANNIGAEIMGRNKFGPQRGPWQDHDWQGWWGDAPPFHTPVFVLTHHERPPFTLSDTTFHFLDASPKDALERAFAAADGKDVRIGGGVATVKEFLDADLVDTMHIAVAPVELGRGERLWTSPDELTDRFHLEQIPSPSGVVHHFFWRK from the coding sequence ATGACCCCCATGGTGCGCGTTCAGAACTTCAGCATCTCCAGCGACGGCTACGGCTCCGGGGAAGGGCAGACCCATGAGCGCCCGTTCGGGCATGCCGACCCACGCGACCTCATGAGCTGGGCGGGGGCGACCGCGCACTGGCCCAACCGCACCGAGCCCGGCGGAACCTACGGGCTCGACGACTACATCATCCGTGACTTCGCCAACAACATCGGCGCCGAGATCATGGGCCGCAACAAGTTCGGCCCGCAGCGCGGACCGTGGCAGGACCACGACTGGCAGGGGTGGTGGGGCGACGCGCCGCCGTTCCATACGCCGGTCTTCGTGCTCACCCACCACGAGCGGCCCCCGTTCACGCTGAGCGACACCACGTTCCACTTCCTCGATGCCTCGCCGAAGGACGCGCTCGAGCGAGCCTTCGCCGCCGCCGACGGCAAGGACGTGCGGATCGGCGGCGGGGTCGCCACGGTCAAGGAGTTCCTCGACGCCGACCTCGTCGACACCATGCACATCGCCGTCGCGCCCGTCGAACTGGGTCGCGGCGAACGGTTGTGGACCAGCCCCGACGAGCTGACCGACCGGTTCCACCTCGAGCAGATCCCCAGCCCGAGCGGGGTGGTGCACCACTTCTTCTGGCGGAAGTAG
- a CDS encoding winged helix-turn-helix transcriptional regulator → MSQPVIHDTLPFPRGRSGCPINMTMELLGDRWSLIVLRDIMFSGRTHFRELLTGSIEGIASNILAARLTKLVDAGLLTRHDDPSHRQKVAYRLTEAAIELVPVLAHLGAWGAAWLDTTPELTVRAELLAAGGPALWERFMAELRATHLHSVPAPTGGVLAELTAAYQAAVADTTTG, encoded by the coding sequence ATGTCGCAACCAGTTATTCACGACACGCTGCCGTTCCCCCGGGGCAGATCGGGCTGTCCGATCAACATGACGATGGAACTCCTCGGCGACCGATGGAGCCTGATTGTGCTACGCGACATCATGTTCAGTGGCAGGACACATTTCCGCGAACTGCTCACCGGATCCATCGAGGGCATCGCGTCCAACATCCTGGCCGCGCGCTTGACCAAACTCGTCGACGCGGGCCTGCTCACCCGCCACGACGACCCCAGCCACCGCCAGAAGGTCGCCTACCGGCTCACCGAGGCCGCGATCGAGCTCGTTCCGGTGCTTGCGCACCTCGGCGCCTGGGGCGCCGCGTGGCTGGACACGACCCCGGAGCTCACAGTGCGCGCCGAACTCCTCGCCGCGGGCGGGCCGGCCCTGTGGGAACGATTCATGGCCGAATTGCGTGCCACCCACCTGCACAGCGTGCCTGCGCCAACCGGCGGGGTCCTCGCGGAACTGACCGCCGCCTACCAGGCAGCGGTGGCCGACACGACGACAGGCTAG
- a CDS encoding SHOCT domain-containing protein: protein MSFWDVVWLIIVSFGFVAYLLLLFFILGDLFRDKHTAGWVKAIWIVFLLFIPVLTSLVYLIARGGGMQERAQAEAEQQQKAADRYIRDTAGTNPAAQIADAKRLLTEGTITQAEFDQLKAKALS from the coding sequence ATGTCGTTCTGGGATGTCGTGTGGCTGATCATCGTCAGCTTCGGGTTCGTCGCCTACCTGCTGCTGTTGTTCTTCATTCTCGGTGACCTGTTCCGCGACAAGCACACCGCCGGGTGGGTCAAGGCGATCTGGATCGTGTTCTTGCTGTTCATCCCGGTGCTGACCTCGCTGGTGTATCTGATCGCACGCGGGGGCGGCATGCAGGAACGCGCGCAAGCCGAAGCCGAGCAGCAGCAGAAGGCCGCTGACCGCTACATCCGTGACACCGCGGGCACCAACCCGGCCGCCCAGATCGCCGACGCCAAACGGCTGCTCACCGAAGGCACCATCACCCAGGCCGAATTCGACCAGCTCAAGGCCAAGGCGCTGTCCTGA
- a CDS encoding alpha/beta fold hydrolase: protein MTASSAVTTGTLVVPDARLYYEIRGAGPLLVLVGAPMNAAAFASTAHQLAATNTVLTTDPRGHRASPLDDPRQDSTVPARADDLARLITHLDAGPAVVFGSSGGAVSALALAQTNPDLVTTVIAHEPPLRELLPDADAQRAVTEDIIATFATGDVVGAWRKFFAQAGIEIPEPMLEQMFGGERDPEQVATERYWFDHELRHTTAWVPDPSLLRSIPTRVIVGIGADSTGQLCDHASRELAASLGVEPVLFPGDHTGFVDDPVAFATRLQHVLDAPESWVKLPTGQEQN, encoded by the coding sequence ATGACCGCCAGTTCCGCCGTCACCACCGGCACCCTCGTGGTGCCCGATGCCCGCCTGTATTACGAGATCCGCGGGGCGGGACCGCTGCTCGTGCTGGTCGGAGCGCCGATGAACGCGGCCGCCTTCGCCTCGACGGCCCACCAGCTCGCCGCCACCAACACCGTGCTCACCACCGACCCACGCGGACATCGCGCCAGCCCCCTCGACGATCCTCGCCAGGATTCGACGGTACCCGCGCGCGCCGACGATCTGGCCCGGCTGATCACCCACCTCGACGCGGGGCCGGCGGTGGTGTTCGGTTCCAGCGGCGGTGCCGTCTCCGCGCTGGCGCTGGCCCAGACCAACCCCGACCTGGTGACCACGGTCATCGCGCACGAGCCGCCGCTGCGCGAACTGCTGCCCGATGCCGATGCCCAGCGCGCGGTCACCGAGGACATCATCGCCACCTTCGCCACCGGGGACGTGGTCGGTGCGTGGCGGAAGTTCTTCGCGCAGGCCGGTATCGAGATTCCGGAACCGATGCTGGAGCAGATGTTCGGTGGTGAACGCGACCCCGAACAGGTCGCCACCGAGCGCTACTGGTTCGATCACGAACTGCGCCACACCACCGCCTGGGTGCCCGATCCATCGCTGCTGCGGTCGATTCCGACGCGGGTGATCGTCGGGATCGGCGCGGACTCGACCGGCCAACTGTGCGACCACGCCTCGCGGGAACTGGCCGCCTCGCTCGGTGTGGAGCCAGTACTGTTCCCAGGCGATCACACCGGATTCGTCGACGATCCCGTCGCGTTCGCCACCCGGCTGCAGCACGTGCTGGACGCACCTGAGTCATGGGTGAAGTTGCCGACCGGTCAGGAGCAGAATTGA
- a CDS encoding three-helix bundle dimerization domain-containing protein, translated as MSRVNPGADVVQREAQAMRRMTESLVEDLSENVPVDQVTSAVGAAHKRFAGTPIREFVPILVERIVRSELADSDPTVRVPAPSARTTVAASEPAARQEMRGVRGRASRRAVVPLALGAIAVVAAVVAGLVLLPGGTQTPAAAPVAPPTVVRGVVGSEKMAFFADDRVVRVLADNGIAVEVEPAGSRQIATSVDLDRFDFAFPSSSPAAERIQRARAITAKYTPFSSPIAIATFAPIAELLTAAGVITPGPVASFDMNRYLELAAGGVQWDDLPGNTTYPVAKNILVSTTDPRSSNSAAMYLSIASYVANDHTIVRGATAEAHVLPALSKLFLAQGYTDNSSEGPFNQYLSNGMGPTPLVCIYEAQFVEAAAAGRITPDMVLTYPTPTVLSNHTLVPLTRTGDTIGRLLTDDPELRRLAAEHGFRTGDTAQFSAVAAAHDVPVVADLIDIVDVPAYDTLERLLDGVANSYN; from the coding sequence GTGTCACGCGTGAACCCCGGCGCCGACGTCGTCCAGCGTGAAGCGCAGGCGATGCGGCGAATGACCGAGAGTCTGGTCGAAGACCTGTCCGAGAACGTCCCCGTCGACCAGGTGACCTCGGCAGTGGGTGCCGCGCACAAGCGCTTCGCGGGCACCCCGATCCGGGAGTTCGTGCCGATCCTGGTCGAGCGGATCGTGCGCAGCGAACTCGCCGATTCCGACCCGACAGTGCGAGTGCCCGCACCGTCGGCGCGCACCACGGTCGCGGCGTCGGAACCGGCGGCGCGCCAGGAAATGCGGGGTGTGCGAGGGCGGGCGAGTCGACGGGCTGTGGTGCCGCTGGCGCTCGGTGCGATCGCCGTGGTGGCCGCTGTCGTGGCCGGGTTGGTGCTGCTGCCCGGCGGTACGCAGACCCCGGCTGCGGCGCCCGTGGCACCGCCGACAGTGGTGCGTGGGGTCGTCGGGTCGGAGAAGATGGCGTTCTTCGCCGACGACCGTGTCGTGCGGGTGCTGGCCGACAACGGGATCGCCGTCGAGGTCGAACCCGCCGGGTCGCGGCAGATCGCGACCTCGGTCGACCTGGACCGTTTCGACTTCGCATTCCCATCGAGCAGTCCCGCCGCCGAACGCATCCAGCGGGCCCGCGCCATCACCGCCAAGTACACCCCGTTCTCCTCGCCGATCGCCATCGCCACCTTTGCGCCCATCGCCGAGCTGTTGACCGCCGCCGGGGTGATCACGCCGGGCCCGGTGGCGAGTTTCGACATGAACCGGTATCTGGAGCTGGCCGCCGGTGGGGTGCAGTGGGACGATCTGCCTGGCAACACGACCTATCCGGTGGCCAAGAACATCCTGGTCTCGACCACCGATCCGCGCAGCTCCAACTCCGCGGCCATGTACCTGTCGATCGCCAGCTATGTCGCCAACGACCACACCATCGTCCGTGGCGCCACCGCCGAAGCGCATGTGCTGCCCGCGCTGTCGAAACTGTTCCTCGCCCAGGGCTACACCGACAACAGCAGCGAGGGGCCGTTCAACCAGTACCTCAGCAACGGCATGGGCCCGACCCCGCTGGTGTGCATCTACGAGGCCCAGTTCGTCGAAGCGGCGGCCGCGGGGCGGATCACCCCGGACATGGTGCTGACCTACCCGACCCCGACCGTGCTGTCCAACCACACCCTCGTTCCGCTGACTCGCACCGGCGACACGATCGGCCGACTACTCACCGACGACCCCGAACTCCGCCGCCTGGCCGCCGAACACGGCTTCCGCACCGGCGACACCGCCCAGTTCAGCGCGGTCGCCGCCGCCCACGATGTGCCAGTGGTCGCCGATCTGATCGACATCGTCGACGTACCCGCCTACGACACGCTCGAACGCCTGCTCGACGGGGTCGCCAACTCCTACAACTGA
- a CDS encoding DUF308 domain-containing protein codes for MNESAAGQRTRQALLIAGGASFVLGVATLLWPGRAESTLASLFGISLLVSAGVQSYLGFRARIAVVVRLLVLVSAALTAVLAVLSFGGGSIELLAWWIGLGWAVRGVVQALVGVWDEQISDGWLHEISGLVTLGIGIAIIAITFKTVTGLATVAGGALVVIGVLDLLAGGLLRAGAPTEGDAAVVAER; via the coding sequence ATGAACGAGTCGGCGGCGGGGCAGCGGACCCGGCAGGCGCTGCTGATCGCGGGTGGCGCGTCGTTCGTGCTCGGGGTCGCGACCCTGCTGTGGCCGGGGCGTGCCGAGTCGACGCTGGCCTCGCTGTTCGGGATCTCGCTGCTGGTGAGCGCCGGAGTGCAGTCCTATCTGGGGTTCCGGGCGCGGATCGCGGTCGTGGTGCGGCTGCTGGTGCTGGTCAGCGCGGCGCTGACCGCGGTGTTGGCGGTGCTGAGTTTCGGGGGCGGGAGCATCGAGTTGCTCGCGTGGTGGATCGGGCTCGGCTGGGCGGTGCGCGGGGTCGTGCAGGCGTTGGTGGGGGTGTGGGACGAGCAGATCAGCGACGGTTGGCTGCACGAGATCAGCGGATTGGTGACTCTCGGGATCGGGATCGCGATCATCGCGATCACGTTCAAGACCGTGACAGGGTTGGCGACCGTGGCCGGGGGTGCACTGGTGGTGATCGGTGTCCTCGACCTGCTGGCCGGAGGTCTGCTGCGTGCCGGTGCGCCTACCGAGGGTGACGCGGCGGTGGTCGCCGAGCGCTGA
- a CDS encoding GNAT family N-acetyltransferase — protein sequence MTSAKSVTVRSATEQDRPAIAALQETGFGMRYGDDERALHHQLWPVERALVAVDNGRVVGHTTDITMTVTVPGQHTVRAAGVSGVAVAPTHRRRGILRELYTAQHERTESDGLPLTVFTASEATIYGRFGYDTAILDTAITIDRRRAEFRPSTPDPGGVELATLAESASHIEEVYGRWQRQVPGAQARPAAKWGMVFADVERHRDGATSLFVLVHPDGYALYRRRYRDHRSIVSVVELRAATQQAHLALWRVLLSIDLVDSVEAEISDDDPLPYLLTDSRAVRVTRRGDSLWARVMDVPAALTARAYRHDLDTVLAVHDPFRSAGGEFALRVRDGVAECEPTTRPAELVFDINVLGALYFGAHRARVLAAAHRIRVEDVPALRAFDEAFTTDRMPELGWFF from the coding sequence ATGACTTCGGCGAAGAGTGTCACCGTGCGGTCCGCGACCGAGCAGGACCGGCCCGCGATCGCGGCTCTGCAGGAGACCGGATTCGGGATGCGGTACGGGGACGACGAGCGCGCGCTCCACCACCAGTTGTGGCCGGTGGAGCGGGCACTGGTCGCGGTCGACAACGGCCGGGTCGTCGGCCACACCACCGATATCACCATGACGGTGACCGTGCCGGGACAGCACACCGTGCGCGCTGCCGGGGTGTCCGGGGTGGCGGTGGCCCCGACACATCGACGACGCGGAATCCTGCGGGAGCTGTATACGGCTCAGCACGAGCGCACCGAATCCGACGGACTGCCGTTGACGGTCTTCACCGCCAGCGAGGCCACCATCTACGGCCGTTTCGGCTATGACACCGCCATCCTCGACACCGCGATCACCATCGATCGCCGCCGGGCCGAATTCCGGCCGAGCACACCGGATCCCGGTGGCGTCGAACTGGCCACCCTCGCCGAGTCGGCCTCCCACATCGAAGAAGTCTACGGCCGATGGCAGCGGCAGGTGCCGGGTGCTCAGGCGCGACCGGCGGCGAAATGGGGCATGGTCTTCGCCGACGTGGAGCGTCACCGTGACGGCGCGACCTCGCTGTTCGTCCTGGTCCATCCCGACGGCTACGCCCTGTATCGGCGCCGCTACCGCGATCACCGGTCCATTGTCTCGGTCGTGGAACTGCGGGCGGCCACCCAGCAAGCGCACCTCGCGCTGTGGCGGGTGCTGCTCAGCATCGACCTGGTGGACTCGGTCGAAGCCGAGATCTCCGACGACGACCCGCTGCCGTATCTGCTCACCGATTCCCGCGCGGTGCGGGTGACCCGCCGTGGGGACTCGCTGTGGGCGCGGGTGATGGACGTCCCTGCCGCGCTCACCGCCCGCGCCTACCGCCACGACCTGGACACGGTGCTGGCCGTGCACGATCCGTTCCGATCCGCGGGCGGTGAGTTCGCCCTGCGCGTGCGCGACGGCGTCGCCGAGTGCGAACCGACGACCCGGCCCGCCGAGCTCGTCTTCGACATCAACGTGCTCGGCGCGCTCTACTTCGGTGCTCACCGTGCTCGTGTCCTGGCCGCCGCCCACCGGATCAGGGTCGAGGACGTGCCGGCATTGCGTGCCTTCGACGAGGCGTTCACCACCGATCGCATGCCCGAACTCGGCTGGTTCTTCTAG
- a CDS encoding maltokinase N-terminal cap-like domain-containing protein produces the protein MAVIHRTTLVPGKTDLVAAWLPGRQWYQGTVPRLRKAGGFRLDDPDGAVGIEFLLLMDDSAPVSVLYQVPLTYRGAPLPGAENALLGTAEHGTLGRRWIYDATRDPVAVAAVQDLLAGRAVAQAQNHSDTVDSSVVVTRVELASAGGENGVAVDGDTHTDVPIGAAALRFHRLPAAHQRGAGGSVAVPHTPGSGPVHTVELVSVLGG, from the coding sequence ATGGCAGTCATCCATCGCACCACCTTGGTTCCCGGCAAGACCGACCTCGTCGCGGCATGGCTGCCGGGGCGCCAGTGGTATCAGGGGACGGTGCCTCGGCTGCGCAAGGCCGGTGGTTTCCGGCTCGACGATCCCGACGGCGCGGTCGGCATCGAATTCCTGCTGTTGATGGATGATTCGGCGCCCGTATCGGTGCTCTACCAGGTGCCGCTGACCTATCGCGGCGCTCCGTTACCCGGCGCCGAGAACGCGCTACTCGGCACCGCCGAACACGGCACGCTCGGCCGCCGGTGGATCTACGACGCCACCCGTGATCCGGTCGCCGTCGCCGCGGTGCAGGATTTGCTGGCCGGCCGGGCGGTCGCGCAGGCGCAGAACCACAGCGACACCGTCGATTCCTCGGTCGTGGTGACCAGGGTCGAGTTGGCTTCGGCGGGTGGCGAGAACGGTGTCGCGGTCGACGGCGATACCCACACCGATGTGCCCATCGGCGCGGCCGCCTTACGATTCCATCGTCTTCCCGCAGCCCACCAGCGGGGAGCAGGGGGATCGGTGGCCGTGCCGCACACACCCGGCAGTGGACCGGTGCACACTGTCGAGTTGGTCAGCGTCCTCGGCGGCTGA
- a CDS encoding S8 family serine peptidase produces MASTARPSRQRRPGVPGPTVSPAELIVVTAPTGPAITPIALRENRSVRARVDELLPATARLVPIFGPDNRLAARLADTPQAPVAGAYLSYYSVRGETGDLDELADRLRADDTVAGAYVKPAAEPPLAPLAENTVAADAPPVTPDFRSRQGYLEPAPHGIDAVWAHGQPGGRGTGVRVIDVEGAWRFTHEDLRQNQGGVIGGASSTDLGWRNHGTAVAGEISGDANEFGITGIVPDAHIRAISIFGIGSAAAIRSAADALDPGDVVLIELHRPGPRFDYRARPDQRGYIAVEWWPDDFAAIRYATGRGIVVVEAAGNGGENLDDAVYSARPEDFPAQWRNPFDGADSGAVLVGAGAPPPGLHGRDHGPARSRLAFSNHGARLDAQGWGREVTTTGYGDLQGGADEDLWYTDEFSGTSSASPIVVGAVAAYQGIRANGAGRVGPAQIRALLRATGSAQTAAPGRAVTERIGALPDLRAMFARG; encoded by the coding sequence ATGGCCTCCACCGCTCGACCCAGCAGGCAGCGGCGTCCGGGGGTGCCCGGCCCCACGGTCTCGCCTGCCGAACTGATCGTCGTCACCGCGCCGACCGGTCCCGCGATCACCCCGATCGCCCTGCGGGAGAACCGTTCCGTGCGTGCCCGGGTGGACGAACTGCTGCCCGCCACCGCGCGTCTGGTGCCGATCTTCGGGCCCGACAACCGGCTCGCCGCCCGGCTCGCCGACACCCCGCAAGCGCCGGTGGCCGGGGCGTATCTCAGCTACTACAGCGTGCGCGGGGAGACAGGTGACCTCGACGAACTCGCGGATCGGTTGCGTGCCGACGACACGGTGGCCGGCGCCTACGTCAAGCCCGCCGCCGAACCACCCCTGGCACCGCTGGCCGAAAACACCGTCGCCGCGGACGCCCCGCCGGTGACCCCCGACTTCCGTTCCCGGCAGGGCTATCTGGAGCCGGCACCGCACGGCATCGACGCGGTGTGGGCGCACGGGCAGCCCGGTGGCCGCGGCACCGGGGTGCGGGTGATCGACGTGGAAGGTGCGTGGCGGTTCACCCACGAAGACCTGCGCCAGAACCAGGGCGGGGTGATCGGCGGCGCCTCCTCGACGGATCTGGGCTGGCGCAATCACGGGACCGCGGTGGCCGGTGAGATCAGTGGCGATGCCAACGAGTTCGGTATCACCGGGATCGTGCCCGACGCCCACATCAGGGCGATCTCGATCTTCGGGATCGGCTCGGCCGCCGCCATCCGCTCCGCGGCCGACGCCCTGGACCCCGGCGATGTCGTGCTCATCGAACTGCACCGTCCCGGACCTCGATTCGACTACCGGGCGAGACCGGATCAGCGTGGCTACATCGCCGTGGAGTGGTGGCCTGACGATTTCGCCGCCATTCGCTACGCCACCGGGCGTGGCATCGTGGTCGTGGAAGCGGCCGGCAATGGCGGGGAGAACCTCGACGATGCGGTGTACAGCGCTCGGCCCGAGGACTTTCCGGCCCAGTGGCGTAACCCGTTCGACGGTGCGGATTCCGGTGCGGTGCTGGTCGGTGCGGGTGCGCCGCCACCGGGTCTGCACGGGCGAGATCACGGTCCGGCGCGGTCGCGGCTGGCGTTCTCCAATCACGGTGCCCGCCTGGACGCCCAGGGGTGGGGTCGGGAAGTCACCACGACCGGCTACGGCGATCTGCAGGGTGGCGCCGACGAAGACCTCTGGTACACCGACGAGTTCAGCGGCACCTCGAGCGCGTCCCCGATCGTGGTCGGCGCGGTGGCCGCCTACCAGGGAATTCGGGCGAATGGCGCGGGTCGCGTGGGTCCGGCGCAGATCCGTGCCCTGCTGCGCGCGACCGGTTCGGCCCAGACCGCCGCACCCGGGCGAGCTGTCACCGAGCGCATCGGGGCACTGCCTGATCTGCGCGCCATGTTCGCGCGGGGTTAG